In one window of Eggerthella guodeyinii DNA:
- a CDS encoding nitrate/nitrite transporter translates to MNKRIQLPLQTADLIAGFMVWVILSSLLPYIKQDIFIPPDQVALVTAIPVVLGSVLRVPFGYCANLFGARTVFLASFAVLVVPVWFLSETTSYQGLLIGGTFLGIAGAVFSVGVTSLPKYYPKERHGFVNGVYGFGNMGTALTTWLAPVAAVAFGWRTAVKLYLVLLAAFIVLNFVLGDRDEPRVKTPIREQLRAIGSDVRLWYLSLFYFVTFGAFVALTVYLPNFLTSHYAMDGVSAGMATSVFIVAAAAVRVLGGWLADRFDCYRLLALVFAGIVAGAAVLAVAPGLPVYLAGIYLISLACGIGNGVVFKLVPTYFTKQAGLANGIVSMMGGLGGFFPPLVLSTSMLLFGTNVPGLAAFGAFALACLAIALAMHGRKQAEA, encoded by the coding sequence ATGAACAAGCGCATTCAACTGCCGCTGCAGACGGCTGACCTGATCGCAGGATTCATGGTGTGGGTCATCCTGTCGTCGCTGCTTCCGTACATCAAGCAGGACATCTTCATCCCTCCCGACCAAGTGGCCCTCGTCACCGCCATCCCCGTGGTGCTGGGCTCGGTGTTGCGCGTGCCGTTCGGCTACTGCGCGAACCTGTTCGGAGCGCGTACCGTGTTCCTGGCCAGCTTCGCCGTGCTCGTGGTGCCCGTGTGGTTCCTGAGCGAAACGACCTCCTACCAGGGGCTGCTCATCGGCGGGACGTTCCTCGGCATCGCCGGCGCGGTGTTCTCGGTGGGCGTCACGTCGCTGCCGAAGTACTATCCGAAGGAGCGCCACGGCTTCGTGAACGGCGTGTACGGCTTCGGCAACATGGGCACCGCGCTCACCACCTGGCTGGCGCCCGTGGCCGCCGTGGCCTTCGGCTGGCGCACCGCCGTCAAGCTGTACCTCGTGCTGCTGGCGGCGTTCATCGTGCTGAACTTCGTGCTGGGCGATCGCGACGAGCCGCGTGTGAAGACGCCCATCAGGGAGCAGCTGAGGGCCATCGGCAGCGACGTGCGCCTGTGGTACCTGTCGCTGTTCTACTTCGTGACGTTCGGCGCGTTCGTAGCGCTGACCGTGTACCTGCCGAACTTCCTCACGTCGCACTATGCGATGGACGGCGTGTCGGCGGGCATGGCCACCTCGGTGTTCATCGTGGCGGCTGCGGCCGTGCGCGTGCTGGGCGGCTGGCTGGCCGACCGGTTCGACTGCTATCGCCTGCTGGCCCTCGTATTCGCGGGCATCGTCGCGGGCGCCGCCGTGCTGGCCGTCGCGCCGGGGTTGCCGGTGTACCTGGCGGGCATCTACCTGATCAGCCTCGCATGCGGCATCGGCAACGGCGTGGTGTTCAAGCTGGTGCCGACGTACTTCACGAAGCAGGCCGGCCTTGCGAACGGCATCGTGTCCATGATGGGCGGCCTCGGCGGCTTCTTCCCTCCGCTCGTGCTGTCCACGTCGATGCTGCTGTTCGGCACGAACGTGCCGGGCCTCGCCGCCTTCGGCGCCTTCGCGCTGGCCTGCCTCGCGATAGCCCTGGCGATGCACGGGAGGAAGCAGGCCGAGGCATGA
- a CDS encoding MBL fold metallo-hydrolase, which yields MTTKVKGTCVPVEYLVLGPIENNVYIISDGKATIVVDPSCKADEILKAVGNRTVDAIILTHRHSDHVGAAKELRDKTGATVIASAIDAPIITGEKKLPRDDMRFAPCPVDHVVNDGDILKIGDMPWKVILTPGHTEGGICLFIDPRFGTNPEGAPVLISGDTLFCGSIGRVDFQGGDMNAMRRSLKRLAVLPDETVVLPGHNSITKIGNERKRVFAYYA from the coding sequence ATGACCACCAAGGTGAAGGGCACCTGCGTGCCCGTCGAGTACCTCGTGCTCGGCCCTATCGAGAACAACGTGTACATCATCTCCGACGGCAAGGCCACCATCGTGGTGGACCCGTCCTGCAAAGCCGACGAGATTCTCAAGGCCGTGGGGAACCGCACGGTCGACGCCATCATCCTCACGCACCGCCACTCGGACCACGTGGGCGCCGCCAAGGAGCTGCGCGACAAGACCGGCGCCACGGTCATCGCCTCGGCCATCGACGCGCCCATCATCACGGGCGAGAAGAAGCTGCCGCGCGACGACATGCGCTTCGCGCCGTGCCCGGTGGACCATGTGGTGAACGACGGCGACATCCTCAAGATCGGCGACATGCCGTGGAAGGTCATCCTCACGCCGGGTCACACGGAGGGCGGCATCTGCCTGTTCATCGACCCGCGCTTCGGCACGAACCCCGAGGGCGCGCCGGTGCTCATCTCGGGCGACACGCTGTTCTGCGGTTCCATCGGCCGCGTGGACTTCCAGGGCGGCGACATGAACGCCATGCGCCGCTCGCTCAAGCGCCTCGCCGTGCTGCCGGACGAGACGGTGGTCCTGCCGGGCCACAACAGCATCACCAAGATCGGCAACGAACGCAAGCGCGTCTTCGCGTACTACGCGTAG
- a CDS encoding RelA/SpoT family protein, giving the protein MGKSNHEELLGSAPEATSNKQTVEDNLLGRPHVAEKSFAPEAKKDALASKTPEERFAELQRLTSVYLSEEDEAMLAKAFRFASEAHEGQCRKSGEPFVAHPVEVAIILADLRMDVETLCAALLHDTVEDTSVTRDQVEEEFNAQVAQLVEGVTKITRIEVESLTDEQAATIRKMFVAMSKDIRVIVIKLADRLHNMRTLGALREDRRIFKARETLEIYAPIAHRLGINNIKWELEDLSFYYLEPNKFKQVSRMVTESRSEREGYLDQIISILHDEMDKVNIQAQIMGRPKHLYSIYQKMTKKGKGFSEIYDLIAVRVIVKSVKDCYSALGAVHTLWHPMPGRFKDYIAMPKFNMYQSLHTTVIGPAGRPLEVQIRTEDMHRQSEYGVAAHWRYKEKGGKSGDELDQQLAWLRQMVDWQDESQDSREFLKDLKVDLAPTEVFVFTPKGEVMSLRAGSTPVDFAYAIHTEVGNHCVGAKVNGAIVPLTYELQLGDRVDILTQKSASPSRDWLGLVKTPSARSKIRSYFSKVSRSDDLQNGRDKLTREMRKHGLGISSAQSMRALKSVADHMGYNDADDMLVHIGTGKESAQHVANRLLKILVDKGKEAETAMDYVAGDMSTGKLPPMLTSVKAPKKHEAHTSNGVVVKGVDDVLVRLSRCCNPVPGDDILGFVTRGRGVSVHRADCPNAQDLKQTPERIIDVAWENDLPKNTSFKVEVFLDALDRMNLLRDVAVILSEQGANVLSSSTTSHRDGMVEMRFLFQVSSINHIDIVLSKLRGIEGVFDARRMVPKAGGGKKKTRSDS; this is encoded by the coding sequence ATGGGCAAGAGCAACCATGAGGAGCTGCTGGGCAGCGCGCCCGAGGCGACGTCGAACAAGCAGACCGTGGAGGATAACCTGCTCGGCCGGCCCCACGTGGCCGAGAAATCGTTCGCGCCCGAGGCCAAGAAGGACGCCCTCGCGTCGAAGACGCCCGAAGAGCGCTTCGCCGAGCTGCAACGCCTGACCTCGGTCTATCTCTCCGAAGAGGACGAGGCCATGCTGGCGAAGGCGTTCCGCTTCGCGAGCGAGGCGCACGAGGGGCAGTGCCGCAAGAGCGGCGAGCCGTTCGTGGCGCACCCCGTGGAAGTCGCCATCATCCTGGCCGATTTGCGCATGGACGTGGAAACGCTGTGCGCCGCGCTGCTGCACGACACCGTGGAGGACACGAGCGTGACGCGCGACCAGGTGGAAGAGGAGTTCAACGCGCAGGTGGCGCAGCTGGTGGAGGGCGTGACGAAGATCACGCGCATCGAGGTGGAGAGCCTCACCGACGAGCAGGCCGCCACCATCCGCAAGATGTTCGTGGCCATGAGCAAGGACATCCGCGTCATCGTCATCAAGCTGGCCGACCGCCTGCACAACATGCGCACGCTCGGCGCGCTGCGCGAGGACCGCCGCATCTTCAAAGCGCGCGAGACGCTGGAGATCTACGCGCCCATCGCGCACCGCCTCGGCATCAACAACATCAAGTGGGAGCTTGAGGACCTGTCGTTCTACTACCTCGAGCCCAACAAGTTCAAGCAGGTCAGCCGCATGGTGACGGAGAGCCGCTCCGAGCGCGAGGGCTATCTCGACCAGATCATCTCCATCCTGCACGACGAGATGGACAAGGTGAACATCCAGGCGCAGATCATGGGCCGCCCGAAGCACCTCTACTCCATCTACCAGAAGATGACGAAGAAGGGCAAGGGCTTCTCCGAGATCTACGACCTCATCGCCGTGCGCGTCATCGTGAAGTCGGTGAAGGACTGCTACTCGGCCCTCGGCGCGGTGCACACGCTGTGGCACCCGATGCCCGGGCGCTTCAAAGACTACATCGCCATGCCGAAGTTCAACATGTACCAGAGCCTGCACACCACGGTCATCGGGCCGGCGGGCCGCCCGCTCGAGGTGCAGATCCGCACCGAGGACATGCACCGCCAAAGCGAGTACGGCGTGGCGGCGCACTGGCGCTACAAGGAGAAGGGCGGCAAGAGCGGCGACGAGCTGGACCAGCAGCTGGCGTGGTTGCGCCAGATGGTGGACTGGCAGGACGAGTCGCAGGACTCGCGCGAGTTCCTCAAGGACCTCAAGGTGGACCTCGCGCCCACCGAGGTGTTCGTGTTCACGCCGAAAGGCGAGGTCATGAGCTTGCGCGCCGGGTCCACGCCCGTGGACTTCGCCTACGCCATCCACACCGAGGTGGGCAACCACTGCGTGGGCGCGAAGGTGAACGGCGCCATCGTGCCGCTGACCTACGAGCTGCAGCTGGGCGATCGCGTGGACATCCTCACGCAGAAGAGCGCCAGCCCCTCGCGCGACTGGCTGGGCCTCGTGAAAACGCCGAGCGCGCGCAGCAAGATACGCTCGTACTTCAGCAAGGTCAGCCGCAGCGACGATCTGCAGAACGGCCGCGACAAGCTGACGCGCGAGATGCGCAAGCACGGCCTGGGCATCTCCAGCGCCCAGTCGATGCGCGCGCTCAAGTCGGTGGCCGATCACATGGGGTACAACGACGCCGACGACATGCTCGTGCACATCGGCACCGGCAAGGAAAGCGCTCAGCACGTGGCGAACCGCCTGCTGAAGATCCTCGTGGACAAGGGCAAGGAAGCCGAAACCGCCATGGACTACGTGGCCGGCGACATGTCCACCGGCAAGCTGCCCCCGATGCTGACCAGCGTGAAGGCGCCGAAGAAGCACGAGGCGCACACGTCGAACGGCGTGGTGGTGAAGGGCGTCGACGACGTGCTCGTGCGCCTGTCGCGCTGCTGCAACCCCGTGCCGGGCGACGATATCCTCGGCTTCGTGACGCGCGGCCGCGGCGTATCGGTGCACCGCGCCGACTGCCCGAACGCGCAGGACCTCAAGCAAACCCCTGAGCGCATCATCGACGTGGCCTGGGAGAACGATCTACCGAAGAACACGTCGTTCAAGGTGGAGGTGTTCCTCGACGCGCTCGATCGCATGAACCTGCTGCGCGACGTGGCCGTCATCCTGTCGGAGCAAGGCGCGAACGTGCTGTCCAGCTCCACCACGTCGCATCGCGACGGCATGGTGGAGATGCGGTTCCTGTTCCAGGTAAGCAGCATCAACCATATCGATATCGTGCTGAGCAAACTGCGCGGCATTGAAGGAGTGTTCGACGCGCGCCGCATGGTGCCCAAGGCCGGCGGCGGCAAGAAAAAGACTAGGAGCGACTCATGA
- the recJ gene encoding single-stranded-DNA-specific exonuclease RecJ translates to MSAQFNIRAADPASVVRLERELGLPRFIAATLVARGIDQPAAVHRFLEPSLERDWLDPYIIPGLSDVADALEAAIKRGDHILVFGDFDLDGISATTVLTRGLRAFGAQATPFIPLRFEEGYALSEAAITRACSYGPDFIVTVDCGIACKVEAAAVVEAGLGLAITDHHEPVDLVPEGVPVADPKCDPDCPSSILAGVGVALKLVQVLGGRLGQPHLWRDFTDFATLGTVADLMPMRDENRALVADGIARMNGAPRPCIAALLATSGAADKPISATNLSFSVIPRLNAAGRMGDAQLALDLLMTDDFEEANRLASKLESVNDQRRAIEAELSEIAKAQAAEIYHGQRALVVSGESWHEGVKGIVASRLVNTYGVPSLLFTIDGDEARGSGRSVGQVNLFKAVEGASDLLTRFGGHEAAVGVTLPADKLPEFERRLCAYMDALPEGAFHPLVKIDACVSLDELTLDNVAQLDKLAPFGQEHPVPVYLARDVMLANCRAVGAEKNHFSCTLSDGRATVSGIMFHCTDIESLMRTDSVVNAAFEVQIDEWRGRKSVKAMLQSLAPARTCGALEACLNPENLSFVADLYATSDAELCANAPHRPEDVEAYEAARAANRACWERKAQEDPAALEQEIVHAIIGDKPLHDAQRAILDHLRAGRSTLGIMATGRGKSLTFQVHAATRALANHEASLFVYPLRALIADQAFHLREALDAFGIGVITLTGESTPDERRQGFAGLADGTYDIALTTPEFLAWHADEFAATGRVRFVVVDEAHHVGLAKAGQRVAYATIGAAIAKLGAPAPGAGAEAAGERQAPTVLALTATADDDVAAAIKRELPVDACVYDPASRPNLEVDDQRNLKNRDDYLANLIASGDKTVIYVNSREQSVAVARALRKRVPQLAPLIGFYNAGLARAERKRIEELFRTDALSVLVATSAFGEGVDIPNIRHVVLYHLPFNEIEFNQMSGRAGRDGKPAGIHLLFNRGDCSLNERILRDMTPDHDCLAQVYRRLRSLQRDSAEAFFTMSNADLAKAAATDAFPVSPASAACGVAVFRELGLIETHTAFGEGGMARSIHVVETQDKVELTDSVRYREGLGEREVFHAFRDWAMKSDSATLHIRVSRPILPGDAAGVAR, encoded by the coding sequence ATGTCTGCCCAGTTCAACATTAGAGCGGCCGACCCCGCGTCCGTGGTGCGCCTCGAACGCGAACTCGGTCTGCCCCGCTTCATCGCCGCGACGCTCGTCGCGCGCGGCATCGACCAGCCCGCAGCCGTCCATCGCTTCCTCGAGCCGTCGCTCGAGCGCGACTGGTTGGATCCGTACATCATCCCGGGCCTGTCCGACGTCGCCGACGCGCTGGAGGCCGCCATCAAGCGCGGCGACCACATCCTCGTGTTCGGCGACTTCGATCTCGACGGCATCTCGGCCACCACCGTGCTCACCCGCGGTTTGCGTGCCTTCGGCGCGCAGGCTACGCCGTTCATCCCGCTGCGTTTCGAAGAGGGCTACGCGCTGTCCGAGGCCGCCATCACGCGCGCGTGCTCGTATGGCCCGGACTTCATCGTCACGGTGGACTGCGGCATCGCCTGCAAGGTGGAGGCTGCGGCCGTGGTGGAGGCGGGCCTCGGCCTGGCCATCACCGACCACCACGAGCCCGTCGACCTCGTGCCCGAGGGCGTGCCCGTGGCCGACCCGAAATGCGACCCGGATTGCCCGAGCTCCATCCTGGCGGGCGTGGGCGTGGCCCTCAAGCTCGTGCAGGTGCTGGGCGGCCGCCTGGGCCAGCCGCACCTGTGGCGCGACTTCACCGACTTCGCCACGCTGGGCACGGTGGCCGACCTCATGCCCATGCGCGACGAGAACCGCGCCCTCGTGGCCGACGGCATCGCGCGCATGAACGGCGCGCCGCGTCCCTGCATCGCCGCGCTGCTGGCCACCAGCGGCGCCGCCGACAAGCCCATCAGCGCCACGAACCTCAGCTTCTCGGTCATCCCGCGCCTCAACGCCGCCGGTCGCATGGGCGACGCGCAGCTGGCGCTCGACCTGCTCATGACCGACGACTTCGAGGAGGCGAACCGCCTGGCCTCCAAGCTGGAATCGGTGAACGACCAGCGCCGCGCCATCGAGGCCGAGCTGTCCGAGATCGCGAAGGCCCAGGCGGCCGAGATCTACCACGGCCAGCGCGCGCTCGTGGTGTCGGGCGAGAGCTGGCACGAGGGCGTGAAGGGCATCGTGGCAAGCCGCCTGGTCAACACGTACGGCGTGCCCAGCCTGCTGTTCACCATCGACGGCGACGAAGCGCGCGGCAGCGGCCGCAGCGTGGGCCAGGTGAACCTGTTCAAGGCCGTGGAAGGCGCGTCGGACCTGCTCACCCGCTTCGGCGGTCACGAGGCGGCCGTGGGCGTCACGCTTCCGGCCGACAAGCTGCCGGAGTTCGAGCGCCGCCTGTGCGCCTACATGGACGCGCTGCCCGAGGGCGCGTTCCACCCGCTCGTCAAGATCGACGCCTGCGTCAGCCTCGACGAGCTCACGCTGGACAACGTGGCGCAGCTGGACAAGCTGGCGCCGTTCGGCCAGGAGCATCCCGTGCCCGTGTACCTCGCGCGCGACGTGATGCTGGCGAACTGCCGCGCGGTGGGCGCCGAGAAGAACCACTTCTCGTGCACGCTGTCGGACGGACGCGCCACCGTGTCGGGCATCATGTTCCATTGCACCGACATCGAGTCGCTCATGCGCACCGACAGCGTGGTGAACGCCGCGTTCGAGGTGCAGATCGACGAATGGCGCGGCCGCAAGTCGGTGAAGGCCATGCTGCAATCGCTTGCGCCCGCGCGCACATGCGGCGCGCTGGAAGCGTGCCTCAATCCCGAGAACCTCAGCTTCGTGGCCGATCTGTACGCCACGAGCGATGCCGAGCTGTGCGCGAACGCGCCGCACCGTCCCGAGGACGTGGAGGCCTACGAGGCCGCCCGCGCCGCGAACCGCGCCTGTTGGGAGCGCAAGGCCCAGGAGGATCCCGCGGCGCTCGAGCAGGAGATCGTCCACGCCATCATCGGCGACAAGCCGCTGCACGACGCGCAGCGCGCCATCCTCGACCACCTGCGCGCCGGCCGCTCCACGTTGGGCATCATGGCCACGGGCCGCGGCAAGTCCCTCACGTTCCAGGTGCACGCCGCCACGCGCGCGCTGGCGAACCACGAGGCCAGCCTGTTCGTGTACCCGCTGCGCGCGCTCATCGCCGACCAGGCGTTCCACCTGCGCGAAGCGCTCGACGCCTTCGGCATCGGCGTGATCACGCTCACGGGCGAGAGCACGCCCGACGAGCGCCGCCAGGGCTTCGCTGGCCTGGCCGACGGCACGTACGACATCGCGCTGACCACGCCCGAGTTCCTCGCGTGGCATGCCGACGAGTTCGCCGCCACCGGTCGCGTGCGGTTCGTCGTGGTGGACGAGGCGCACCACGTGGGCCTCGCGAAGGCGGGGCAGCGCGTGGCCTACGCCACCATCGGCGCCGCCATCGCGAAGCTGGGCGCCCCCGCGCCGGGCGCGGGGGCGGAAGCGGCCGGCGAGCGCCAAGCGCCCACCGTGCTGGCCCTCACGGCCACTGCCGACGACGACGTGGCCGCCGCCATCAAGCGCGAGCTGCCGGTGGACGCATGCGTGTACGACCCGGCGTCGCGCCCCAACCTCGAGGTGGACGACCAGCGCAACCTCAAGAACCGCGACGACTACCTGGCGAACCTCATCGCGTCGGGCGACAAGACGGTCATCTACGTGAACTCGCGCGAGCAGTCCGTGGCCGTCGCGCGCGCCCTGCGCAAGCGGGTGCCGCAGCTGGCGCCCCTCATCGGCTTCTACAACGCCGGCCTCGCGCGCGCCGAGCGCAAGCGCATCGAAGAGCTGTTCCGCACCGACGCGCTGTCGGTGCTCGTGGCCACGTCCGCCTTCGGCGAAGGCGTGGACATCCCCAACATCCGCCACGTGGTGCTGTACCATCTGCCGTTCAACGAGATCGAGTTCAACCAGATGAGCGGCCGCGCGGGCCGCGACGGCAAGCCGGCGGGCATCCACCTGCTGTTCAACCGCGGCGACTGCTCGCTCAACGAGCGCATCCTGCGCGACATGACGCCCGACCACGATTGCCTCGCGCAGGTGTACCGCCGCCTGCGCAGCCTGCAGCGCGACAGCGCCGAGGCGTTCTTCACCATGAGCAACGCCGACCTCGCGAAGGCGGCCGCCACCGACGCGTTCCCCGTGAGCCCCGCCTCGGCGGCCTGCGGCGTGGCCGTGTTCCGCGAGCTGGGCCTCATCGAGACGCACACGGCGTTCGGCGAAGGCGGCATGGCGCGCTCCATCCACGTGGTGGAAACGCAGGACAAGGTGGAGTTGACGGACAGCGTACGGTACCGTGAAGGTTTGGGGGAGCGCGAGGTGTTCCACGCATTCCGGGACTGGGCGATGAAGAGCGATTCTGCTACCCTCCATATACGCGTGTCGCGTCCCATTTTGCCGGGTGACGCGGCGGGCGTCGCGCGCTAG
- a CDS encoding FAD-dependent oxidoreductase: MTNATAQHNGLSRRNFLKGAGIGAAGLLGVTALSACAGNASAKTGDGSWDEETDVVVVGSGAAGVSAAMEALEAGAQVIMIEKSKMTGGITSVCEQYCAYDSKLHLPQNFDDVEDSAEIMLEDAMRVSYGTADEALAKVYCDNSADSLDWMIDHGCEFKDTLRVSDGRHGQGKYILATPGDLTVKLSAAIQAAGGEIMADTPLTELVRDEESGRIVGVVADDKRIKARKGVVICTGPWSDDDVLIPRHLKAVPETVQKCAETLAAFGMPYGPYTGEAIRAAQKAGASVRHMEYIMFDPYYSVPEVMEQKVAPAGVTRAVNQVLLTPEGTRFTDEGQSRGDIALDVVDLPGNVYYPVIDGRHVPDATGSMKFTADKLDEFVAGGFMAKSDTLEGLAAEMEKVFGIPQAASLATIERYNGFCETGVDEEFGKDPHHMTPIDQAPFYAGPAETCREIYTHGGLETDAEARVVDFDGAVIPGLYAAGMCTGGPLGSITISGNWQMSSIVFGRIAGKNVAAETA, translated from the coding sequence ATGACGAACGCAACCGCACAGCACAACGGCCTCTCGAGGAGGAACTTCCTGAAGGGCGCCGGCATCGGCGCGGCGGGCCTGCTGGGCGTCACGGCGCTGAGCGCGTGCGCCGGCAACGCTTCGGCGAAGACGGGCGACGGCTCGTGGGACGAGGAGACCGACGTCGTGGTGGTGGGCTCGGGCGCTGCGGGCGTGTCCGCGGCCATGGAGGCGCTCGAGGCGGGCGCGCAGGTCATCATGATCGAGAAGAGCAAGATGACCGGCGGCATCACCAGCGTGTGCGAGCAGTACTGCGCCTACGACTCCAAGCTGCACCTTCCGCAGAACTTCGACGACGTGGAGGACAGCGCCGAGATCATGCTGGAAGACGCGATGCGCGTGTCGTACGGCACCGCCGACGAGGCGCTCGCGAAGGTGTACTGCGACAACTCGGCCGACAGCCTCGACTGGATGATCGACCACGGCTGCGAGTTCAAGGACACCCTGCGCGTGTCCGACGGCCGCCACGGCCAAGGCAAGTACATCCTGGCCACGCCCGGCGACCTCACCGTGAAGCTCTCGGCGGCCATCCAGGCGGCCGGCGGCGAGATCATGGCCGACACACCCCTCACCGAGCTCGTGCGCGACGAGGAGAGCGGCCGCATCGTCGGCGTCGTCGCCGACGACAAGCGCATCAAGGCGCGCAAGGGCGTCGTCATCTGCACCGGCCCCTGGTCGGACGACGACGTGCTGATCCCCCGCCACCTCAAAGCCGTACCCGAGACCGTGCAGAAGTGCGCCGAGACGCTGGCCGCCTTCGGCATGCCCTACGGCCCCTACACCGGCGAGGCCATCCGCGCCGCGCAGAAGGCGGGAGCCTCGGTGCGCCACATGGAGTACATCATGTTCGACCCCTACTACTCGGTGCCCGAGGTCATGGAGCAGAAGGTGGCGCCGGCCGGCGTCACGCGCGCGGTGAACCAGGTGCTGCTCACGCCCGAAGGCACGCGCTTCACCGACGAGGGCCAGTCGCGCGGCGACATCGCGCTCGACGTGGTCGACCTGCCGGGCAACGTCTACTACCCCGTCATCGACGGCCGGCACGTGCCCGACGCCACCGGCTCGATGAAGTTCACAGCCGACAAGCTGGACGAGTTCGTGGCGGGCGGCTTCATGGCGAAGTCCGACACGCTCGAGGGCCTCGCGGCCGAGATGGAGAAGGTGTTCGGCATCCCGCAGGCCGCCTCGCTGGCCACCATCGAGCGCTACAACGGGTTCTGCGAGACGGGCGTGGACGAGGAGTTCGGCAAGGACCCGCACCACATGACGCCCATCGACCAGGCCCCGTTCTACGCCGGCCCCGCCGAGACGTGCCGCGAGATCTACACGCACGGCGGCCTGGAAACCGATGCCGAAGCGCGCGTGGTGGACTTCGACGGAGCCGTGATCCCCGGCCTGTACGCCGCGGGCATGTGCACGGGCGGCCCGCTGGGCAGCATCACCATCTCGGGAAACTGGCAGATGAGCTCCATCGTGTTCGGCCGCATCGCCGGCAAGAACGTCGCCGCCGAAACCGCGTAA